The genomic region ATCCGCCAACGCGCTGGCTTGTGCGCCGCGCCAACCGCAGAGATTGCGGTCGGGTAAAGCGGCGCCGTTGAGTTGAGCGCGGATCGAACAGACCGGCGTGCCGATCAGTTGCTCAGATTGCTCGAAATGATGTCCCCGAACAGCTCCCATTTTTCGCCCTTGAACCGCATCAAGCGCAGTTGCTTGATCGGCGCGAAATCGGTGGCCGACGTGTTGATGCTGATACCCGGCAGCAGCGTATCGGGGACATAATCCTTCAGGCTTGTGGCCTGCTTCATGACATTGGCGCGGGTGAGGTCGTCACCGCACATCTCCAGCACCTTCACCATGGTCTGCGCGGCGGCGTAACCGAAGGCGGTGGCGCCGTCGAGCTTGTTGGCGTCCGGATAATTCTTCTTGAGGAAGGCGAGGAATTTCTCCATGCCGGGATCCTTGTCCCACTGCGGATCGGCGCCGTCCTTGAGATAGGACGCCGACAGGATACCCTGCGCATTCTCGAAGCCCGCCGGCTGCATCACGCCGCCGACGGAGGCCGAGACATTGGCGACGATCTGCAATGGCGTCCACGCGATCTCGGCGGCCTTCTTGATCGCCTGTGCCGCGAATTTCGGTGTCGTGATGCTGACGAAGGTGTCGGCACCGGCGGCCTTCAGCTTGACGATGTGACTGTCGATCGTGGGCTCGGATGTCTCGTAGGCCTCCTCGGCGACGATCATCGATGCCTTGTCGCCGAAGGCGTCCTTCAGGCCCTTGAGGTAGTCCTTGCCGAAATCGTCGTTCTGGTAGAGCACGGCGACCTTGGCGTCGGGCTTGTGCTTCATGATGTATTTTGCGTAGACCCGCGCCTCGTCCTGGTAGGACGGTTGCCAGCCCATGGTCCACGGATAATCTTTCGGGTCGTTCCACTTCGAGGCGCCGGAAGCGATGAACAGCTGCGGCACCTGCTTCTCGTTCATGTATTTCCGGATCGCCGCGTTGCTCGCGGTGCCGACCGAGCCGAACAGCAGCAGCACCTCGTCGTTCTCGACCAGCTTGCGCGCCTGCTCCACCGTCTTGGGCGGCGAGTAGCCATCATCGTAGGAGATGAACTTGATCTTGCGGCCGTGGATGCCGCCGGCATCGTTGATCATCCTGAAGTAGGCCGCCTCGGTCTTGCCGATCACCCCGTAGGCCGACGCGGGACCGCTGTAGGGCATGGTGTTGCCGATCTTGATCTCGGTGTCGCTGGCCCCGGTGTCGTATCTCTTCTGCGCCTGCGCGACACTGCAGTTCGTCAGGATCAGAGCGAATGCGGACAGCAGCGCCGCCAGGGACGGGCGTACGGCAGTCATGGTTTCCCCCACCTCGGGCTCTTGTTTCGGGTATTCAATACCATCGGCGCAGGGCGTCAACAAAAAGCCCCCGCGACGGATATCGCGGAGGCTGTGTTCTATTCCCGCAGTGCAACGTCACTCGGAGGGGACGTCGCCGGAAATGATGTCACCGAACAGTTCCCATTTCTGACCCTTGAAACGCTGCATCTGCAACTGGGCGATCGGGGCGAAGTCGGTGGCCGAGGTGTTGATCTTGACGCCGGGCAGCAGGGTGTCGGGCGTAAAGTCCTTCAGGCTCGCCGCCTGCTTCATGACGTTGGCGCGGGTGAGATCGTCGCCGCACATTTCGAGCACCTTGGCGAGCGTCTGTGCGGCGCCATAGCCGTACACATAGCCGCCGTCGGTCTTGTCGGCGCCCGGCATGTACTTGTCGAGAAACTCGGCCCACTTCTTCATGCCGGGGTCGTTGGTCCACTGTGTGTCGGCGCCGTCCTTGGCATAGGCCGCCGACAACACGCCTTGCGCGTTGTCGAAGCCGGCCGGCTGCATCACGCTGCCGACCGAGGCCGACACGTTGGTGATGATCTGCAGCGGCTTCCAGCCGAGTTCGGCGGTCTTCTTGATGGTCTGCGCGCCGAACTTCGGCGTGGTGTAGATCAGCAGCACGTCGGGATTGGCGGCCTTGATCTTGACGATGTGGCCGTCGATCGACGGCTCCGAAATCTCATAGCTCTCCTCCATGATGATGCTGGAGGCCGCCTTGGCGCCAAAGCCGTCCTTGGTGCCCTTGAGGTAGTCTTTGCCGAAATCGTCGTTCTGATAGAGGATCGCGATCTTGGCGTCGGGCTTCTCCTTCATCAGCCACTTGGCGTAGATCTGCGCTTCGCTCTGATAGCTCGGCTGCCAGCCCATGGTCCACGGGAAGTTCTTCGGGTCGTTCCACTTGGTGGCGCCGGTCGCGACGAACAGCTGCGGGATCTTCTTGGAATTCAGGTATTTCTGGATCGCGGTGTTGGACGGGGTGCCGAGCGGGTTGAAGACGAGCAACACCTCGTCGCTCTCGACCAGCTTGCGCACCTGCTCGACCGCTTTCGGCGGCGAATAGGCGTCGTCATAGCTGACGAAATTGACCTTGCGGCCGTTGATGCCGCCGCGATCGTTGATCATCTTGAAGTAGGCTTCTTCGGTCTTGCCGATCACGCCGTAGGCGGAGGCCGGTCCCGAATAGGGGATGATGTTGCCGACCTTGATCTCGGTATCGCTTGCGCCGGTGTCGTATTTCTTTTGGGCGAATGCGGCAGTGGACGTCGCGGCAACAGCGACGATCGCCGCGGAAATCGCGGCGATCCGAACGGTAGAAAGCATAATATCTCCTGGTTTGCTTCTATAGGCTGTCAGTTTTTCTTGAACTTTGCGGCCAGTTGGTGGGCAACGATCGCAACCTGCCTGGCGCCGTGCGGCACGAGGAAGATGACGAGGAACAGCAGCACGCCGAACACCGCGCCCGAAAGGCCCTTCGAAATACCCTCGGCGATGTTGGGCACGAAGATGATGAAGGCGGAGCCCACGATCGAGCCGGGCAGCCAGCCGACGCCGCCGACCACCATGCCGAGGAACAGCGAGATCGCGAGCTGGATGGTGTAGCCGTCGGGCGCCACGAACTGCACCGCGATGGCGCCGAGACCGCCGGCAACGCCGGTGATGCCGGCCGAGACGCCGAATGCCAGCGTCTTGTACAGCGCGACGTCGACACCCATCGCGGAGGCCGCGATCTCGTTGTCGCGGATCGCCATGAAGGCGCGGCCGGAGCGCGAGCGCAGCAGGTTCACCGAGGCGACGTAGATCGCGATGGTGACGACCAGCGTGAAGTAATACAGCCACATGTCCTGCGACAGCGGCAGGCCGAACGGGGCGTCCGGCTTGGTGACCACGAGGCCCTGCACGCCGCCGGTCCAGTGCTCGAAATAGCCGAGCTTGAGCAGCTGCGGCATCGCGGTGGCGAGGGCGAAGGTCGCGAGCGCCAGGTAGACGCCGGAAAGCCGCAGCGCCGGCTGGCCGAACAGGAAGCCGAAGCCGAAGCAGATGACGCCGGCGATCGGCAGCGTGAGGGCATAGTTCATGCCCGCATGCTCCATCAGGATCGCCGAGGTATAGGCGCCGACGGCATAGAACGCGCTCTGGCCGAGCGAGAACTGGCCGCTTCCGCCGGTCAGGATGTTGAGCGCCAGCACCGCAAGGCCGTAGATCAGAAGCATCGTCATCTGGAAGATGATGAAGTTCTTCACGAACAGCGGGATCAGGACCAGCGCGGCAAGCACCACAAGCGACGTGCCATAGCCGAGCGTCATGGCACGCTTCGGAACCGCCTCTACGGCCTGGCCTTCGGTGACGACTTCGACTTCTTCAGCGGCGCTCATGATCAAACTCGCTTCACGATGGCGCGGCCGAACAGGCCTGCCGGTTTCACGACCAGGACGACGATGATCAGCGCAAGCGCGATCGGAAGTTTCAGCTCATTGCCGACGCCGGGGATGTAGGTGCCGACGAGGTTCTCGAAGACGCCGACCAGGAAGCCGCCCATGACGGCGCCGAACGGGCTCGACAGGCCGCCGAGCACGGCCGCGGCAAACCCGTAGATCAGTACGCCGAGCATCATGTTCGGCTCGAGGAACACCACCGGTGCGATCATCATGCCGGCGATCGAGCCGATCGCGGATGCCATGCCCCAGCCCAGCGCGATCATCCACGAGGTGTTGATGCCGACGAGGCGCGCCGATTCCGGCAGCGAGGCTGCGGCGCGCATCGCCAAACCCACCCGGGTGAAGCGGAAGAAGAAGAACAGCAGGAGCAGCATCAACAGCGTGATGCCGATCATGCCGGCCTGGTGGGTCGAGATCAGCTGGCTGCCGAGGAACGGCGAGGAGCCGAACGGCGTCGGATACTGCTTGATGGTGAAGTCCCAGATCAGGCCGGCGACCGAGTTGATGATCGCGTAGAGTGCGATGAAGCCGGCGACGTTGGTCAGGATCGGCGCCTTCGCCAGCGGCTTGAACAGCAGCCGCTCGATGACGATGCCGGCGAGGAACGAGAACGCGACGGTGAGCACGAAGGCGCCCCAGTACGGCACGCCCCATTGCATCAGCTGCCAGGACACGAAGGTCGAGAACATCGCCATTTCGCCCTGGGCGAAATTCAGATGGTCGATGGCCTGGTAGATCATGACCACCGCGAGCGCCATGCAGGCATAGATCGCGCCGGTGGCGATGCCGGCCAGGACCTGGTTGGCAAAAAGCTCCATTGTGCCAGCTCCCTCAGTAGCCGAGATAGGATTTGCGGACGTCTTCGTTGTTCGCGATGTCCTTGGCATTGCCCGACATCACGATCCGTCCGGTTTCGATCACATAGGCCTGGTCGGCGAGCTCGAGCGCGAGCTGCGCATTCTGCTCGACCACCAGGATGGTCACCTTTTCCTCGCGATTGATCTTGCCGAGGATGCGGAACAGGTCGCGCACGATCAGCGGCGCAAGGCCGAACGACGGCTCGTCGAGCAGCATCAGGCGCGGCCGCAGCATCAGCGCGCGCGCCACAGCGAGCATCTGCTGCTCGCCGCCGGACAGCGTGCCGGCCTGCTGGGTGTAGCGCTGCTTCAGCACCGGGAAATGCTCGTACATCCGCTCGATGTCGGCGCCGATCGCCTTCTTGTCGGCGCGGCTGATGGCGCCGAGCTGCAGGTTCTCCTCCACCGTCATGTTGGTGAAGGTGCCGCGGCCCTGCGGCACATGGGCGATGCCGAGGCGGACCACGTTCTCGGTCGAGCGCGTGCCGATCGGCTTGCCCTCGAACTCGATCGCGCCGGTCGAACGCACCATGTTGCAGATCGCCCGCAGCGTCGTGGTCTTGCCGGCGCCGTTGGCGCCGAGCAGGGTGGTCAGCGAGCCCTCGTTGAGCGAGAAGTTGAGGCCGTGCAGGGCCTGGACCTGGCCGTAATAGGCGCGCAGGTCCTTGACGTTGAGCATCGTGGTCATTGGTCCTTGCTCCCCAGATAGGCCTTGATGACGTCGGGGTCGGCCTGGACCTGGGCCGGTGTGCCTTCGGCAAGCTTGCGGCCGAAATTGAGCGCGACGACGTGGTCGGCGATCGACATCACGAGACCCATGTGATGCTCGACCAGCAGCACGGTGATCTTGCGGTCGTCGCGGATTTTGCGGATCAGGTCGCCGAGCACATAGACTTCCTCGTGATTGAGGCCGCCGGCCGGCTCGTCGAGCAGCAGGATCTTCGGGTCCGCGGCCAGGGCGCGCGCCAGTTCGACGCGCTTCTGTGTGCCGAACGGAAGTCCGGAGACCACGGTGTGGGCGACGTCCTCGAGATCGAGATAGCCGAGGATGTCGTGCACCTTCTTGTTCATGTCGGTCTCGCCGCGGCGGACCCAGGCGAGGCGCAGCGAGTCGCTGACGATGTCGCTCGAGGTGCGCGCATGCGCGCCGACGCGCACATTGTCGATCACGGACAGGTTGGGAAACAGCGCGACGTTCTGGAAGGTGCGGCCGATGCCGATCTCGGCGATCCGGTGCGGCGGGCGCGACAGGATGCTCTTGCCTTCCATCAGGATGTCGCCGGACGACGGCTGATAGAGCCGCGACAGGCAATTGAACAGCGTCGTCTTGCCGGCGCCGTTCGGCCCGATCAGCCCGAGGATCTGTCCGTGGCGCATGTCGAACGACACGCCGTTCAGTGCGATGATGCCGCCGAACACGACGCTGACGTCGCGAACCGCGAGCAAGGGATCATTCCCTTGCGCGAGCTGTGCCTGCGTCATCTCGTCTCGCCCGCCATCATCGAGCGGTGCGAGCGGCCCTGCGATGCGTTTCGCTGGACGTGATGGAGGCTATCTGATCCCCTCGGCCAAACGTGCAACTTTCCCTCCTACTCTGGTCTTTTTGCGTTCTTCTTTTTTGGATTGCGGCGCCATTCCACCGAGCGCCTGCTCGATGTTCCTTACCATCGCCACAAGACGAGGTCCAATGTCGTTGAGCAATCTGTCTTCCGTGAAGCGGAATGCCGGCGCGCCGCAATTGAAGGCATACGGACCGGTTCCGTCGTTCAATCTCAATGCAACGCCGACTGCGGCGACGTCGTTCTGCCAGTCGCCTGCGGACATCGTGAAGCCGTGCTTCGCGACCGTCTCGCCGGAGCGCTCGATGCCGTCGCGCATCTTGGCCCAGCGGCTGCCGTAGTGATCGCGCAGCTCGCGCAGTAAAGCCGCGCGTTCGTCGGGCGGCAACGCCCAAATATAGGCACGTCCCATCGCGGTGGTTGCGATCGGCACCCGCGAGCCGACGTCGAGTTGCACGCCGAGCGCCAGGCCGTTCCGGCTCTGGCCGAAATAGATCATGCTGTGGCGGTCGCGGCCGCCGACGGCGACCGCGCCGCCGGTCGCGCGCATCACTTCTTCTCGATAGGGCTCGGACAAATGCCGAACGCCGAGATTGGCGAGTGCGGCGTAGCCGAGTGCCATCGCCGACGGCGCGAGCTGGTACTTCTCGAACTTCGGTACAGGTGTAAGGTATCCCAGCTTGGTGAGCGTGTAGGTCAGTCGGGAAATGGTTGGCTTCGGTAACTTGGTGCGGGCTGCAATCTCCTGATTGCCGAGCAGCCCGTCATTGGGCTGGAATGCGCGCAGGACGTCCAGTCCGCGGGAAAGCGCGACGACGAAATTGCGATCGGTCGCTGCTTTCTTGCTAGCGCGCTTCATTCCCTGCCCTTGTCATGCTCGTTGACAAGGCACGTGCTTCAAAATAACCCTCCATGTCAAGATGTGGAATTAAATTTCGCAGTGCGAAATTGGTCTAAACGTAGCGGCTCAACGCAAGTCGTGCAGCTACTCAACGCAAGTCCAAGAACAAGCATCCAGGGAGAGTCCCGGTGAGTGAAGTCGTCAAGCTCGAACGTCATGACAATATTGCCGTCGTCACGGTTAACAGTCCGCCTGTGAATGCCCTGAGCGCCGCGGTGCGCGGCGGCATCTTCGAATGCATCAAGAGCGCGATCGATGACGCGCAGGTTCAGGGCATCGTGCTGACCTGCGCCGGCCGCACCTTCATCGCCGGCGCCGACATCACCGAATTCGGCAAGCCGCCGAAGCCGCCCGGGCTCGCCGAAGTGCTGAGCCTGATGGAGAGTTCGCCGAAGCCGATCGTTGCCGCGATCCACGGCACCGCGCTCGGCGGTGGCCTCGAGGTCGCGCTGGCCTGTCATTATCGTGTCGCCACCAAGGACGCCAAGCTCGGTCTGCCCGAGGTGAAGCTCGGCCTGCTGCCGGGCGCCGGCGGCACCCAGCGCCTGCCGCGCGCGGTCGGCCCCGAGCTTGCGGTCAAGATGATCGTCGGCGGCGATCCGATCGGCGCGGACGCGGCGCTGAAGGCCGGGCTGATCGAAGAGATCGTCGAGGGACCGGCCTCGGGCGGTGAGGCATTTGCACGCAAGGTGCTCGCCGAGAAGCGTCCGCTGCGCAAGCTGCGCGATGACGACAGCAAGCTCGCTGCGGCCAAGGCCGATCGTTCGATCTTCACCAATGCCGTCGCTGCGCTGACCAAGAAGTCGCGCGGTCTCGAGGCGCCGTTCGCCGCGGCCGACGCCGTCGGCGCCGCGATCGACCT from Bradyrhizobium elkanii USDA 76 harbors:
- a CDS encoding ABC transporter substrate-binding protein, which translates into the protein MTAVRPSLAALLSAFALILTNCSVAQAQKRYDTGASDTEIKIGNTMPYSGPASAYGVIGKTEAAYFRMINDAGGIHGRKIKFISYDDGYSPPKTVEQARKLVENDEVLLLFGSVGTASNAAIRKYMNEKQVPQLFIASGASKWNDPKDYPWTMGWQPSYQDEARVYAKYIMKHKPDAKVAVLYQNDDFGKDYLKGLKDAFGDKASMIVAEEAYETSEPTIDSHIVKLKAAGADTFVSITTPKFAAQAIKKAAEIAWTPLQIVANVSASVGGVMQPAGFENAQGILSASYLKDGADPQWDKDPGMEKFLAFLKKNYPDANKLDGATAFGYAAAQTMVKVLEMCGDDLTRANVMKQATSLKDYVPDTLLPGISINTSATDFAPIKQLRLMRFKGEKWELFGDIISSNLSN
- a CDS encoding ABC transporter substrate-binding protein, translated to MLSTVRIAAISAAIVAVAATSTAAFAQKKYDTGASDTEIKVGNIIPYSGPASAYGVIGKTEEAYFKMINDRGGINGRKVNFVSYDDAYSPPKAVEQVRKLVESDEVLLVFNPLGTPSNTAIQKYLNSKKIPQLFVATGATKWNDPKNFPWTMGWQPSYQSEAQIYAKWLMKEKPDAKIAILYQNDDFGKDYLKGTKDGFGAKAASSIIMEESYEISEPSIDGHIVKIKAANPDVLLIYTTPKFGAQTIKKTAELGWKPLQIITNVSASVGSVMQPAGFDNAQGVLSAAYAKDGADTQWTNDPGMKKWAEFLDKYMPGADKTDGGYVYGYGAAQTLAKVLEMCGDDLTRANVMKQAASLKDFTPDTLLPGVKINTSATDFAPIAQLQMQRFKGQKWELFGDIISGDVPSE
- a CDS encoding branched-chain amino acid ABC transporter permease — protein: MSAAEEVEVVTEGQAVEAVPKRAMTLGYGTSLVVLAALVLIPLFVKNFIIFQMTMLLIYGLAVLALNILTGGSGQFSLGQSAFYAVGAYTSAILMEHAGMNYALTLPIAGVICFGFGFLFGQPALRLSGVYLALATFALATAMPQLLKLGYFEHWTGGVQGLVVTKPDAPFGLPLSQDMWLYYFTLVVTIAIYVASVNLLRSRSGRAFMAIRDNEIAASAMGVDVALYKTLAFGVSAGITGVAGGLGAIAVQFVAPDGYTIQLAISLFLGMVVGGVGWLPGSIVGSAFIIFVPNIAEGISKGLSGAVFGVLLFLVIFLVPHGARQVAIVAHQLAAKFKKN
- a CDS encoding branched-chain amino acid ABC transporter permease — its product is MELFANQVLAGIATGAIYACMALAVVMIYQAIDHLNFAQGEMAMFSTFVSWQLMQWGVPYWGAFVLTVAFSFLAGIVIERLLFKPLAKAPILTNVAGFIALYAIINSVAGLIWDFTIKQYPTPFGSSPFLGSQLISTHQAGMIGITLLMLLLLFFFFRFTRVGLAMRAAASLPESARLVGINTSWMIALGWGMASAIGSIAGMMIAPVVFLEPNMMLGVLIYGFAAAVLGGLSSPFGAVMGGFLVGVFENLVGTYIPGVGNELKLPIALALIIVVLVVKPAGLFGRAIVKRV
- a CDS encoding ABC transporter ATP-binding protein, coding for MTTMLNVKDLRAYYGQVQALHGLNFSLNEGSLTTLLGANGAGKTTTLRAICNMVRSTGAIEFEGKPIGTRSTENVVRLGIAHVPQGRGTFTNMTVEENLQLGAISRADKKAIGADIERMYEHFPVLKQRYTQQAGTLSGGEQQMLAVARALMLRPRLMLLDEPSFGLAPLIVRDLFRILGKINREEKVTILVVEQNAQLALELADQAYVIETGRIVMSGNAKDIANNEDVRKSYLGY
- a CDS encoding ABC transporter ATP-binding protein, giving the protein MTQAQLAQGNDPLLAVRDVSVVFGGIIALNGVSFDMRHGQILGLIGPNGAGKTTLFNCLSRLYQPSSGDILMEGKSILSRPPHRIAEIGIGRTFQNVALFPNLSVIDNVRVGAHARTSSDIVSDSLRLAWVRRGETDMNKKVHDILGYLDLEDVAHTVVSGLPFGTQKRVELARALAADPKILLLDEPAGGLNHEEVYVLGDLIRKIRDDRKITVLLVEHHMGLVMSIADHVVALNFGRKLAEGTPAQVQADPDVIKAYLGSKDQ
- a CDS encoding IclR family transcriptional regulator, which codes for MKRASKKAATDRNFVVALSRGLDVLRAFQPNDGLLGNQEIAARTKLPKPTISRLTYTLTKLGYLTPVPKFEKYQLAPSAMALGYAALANLGVRHLSEPYREEVMRATGGAVAVGGRDRHSMIYFGQSRNGLALGVQLDVGSRVPIATTAMGRAYIWALPPDERAALLRELRDHYGSRWAKMRDGIERSGETVAKHGFTMSAGDWQNDVAAVGVALRLNDGTGPYAFNCGAPAFRFTEDRLLNDIGPRLVAMVRNIEQALGGMAPQSKKEERKKTRVGGKVARLAEGIR